The Neobacillus sp. OS1-2 genome includes a window with the following:
- a CDS encoding HIT family protein produces MSDCIFCKIVNGEIPAAKVFENEHVVAFMDISQVTKGHTLVIPKIHKENIYELTPEIARNIYEVVPSIATALKKEFEPAAMNTINNNGELAGQTVFHFHVHLIPRYGKGDGLGVVWKSNQSDYTPQLLQEMAVNIKKQL; encoded by the coding sequence ATGAGCGATTGTATCTTTTGTAAAATTGTTAATGGTGAAATTCCTGCTGCAAAGGTTTTTGAAAATGAGCATGTGGTAGCGTTTATGGATATCAGTCAAGTGACAAAAGGCCACACCCTGGTGATCCCTAAAATACATAAAGAGAATATTTACGAATTGACTCCAGAAATCGCAAGAAACATATATGAAGTGGTCCCCTCTATTGCTACTGCCCTAAAAAAGGAATTTGAGCCTGCTGCAATGAATACCATCAATAATAATGGTGAACTTGCCGGTCAGACTGTTTTTCACTTCCATGTCCATTTGATTCCGCGTTATGGCAAAGGGGATGGCCTGGGTGTAGTTTGGAAAAGCAATCAAAGCGATTATACACCTCAATTATTACAAGAAATGGCCGTGAACATTAAAAAGCAGCTTTAA
- a CDS encoding sporulation YhaL family protein, with the protein MTIPIWVYAVVVGIVISALMAIKTGREERQLEMENIEREGEIYISRLEREKEMREELNATGE; encoded by the coding sequence TTGACTATACCTATTTGGGTTTATGCAGTCGTGGTTGGAATTGTGATTAGTGCCCTAATGGCAATCAAAACAGGCAGGGAAGAACGGCAGTTAGAAATGGAAAATATCGAGCGTGAGGGAGAAATCTATATTTCGCGACTAGAACGGGAAAAAGAGATGCGTGAAGAACTAAATGCAACAGGAGAATAG
- the yhaM gene encoding 3'-5' exoribonuclease YhaM — protein MGRSVDRLGKSILDYEVGEQVELFLLIKNSTKGIASNGKPFLTLILQDQSGEIEAKLWDASEEDEKNYAAQNIVKILGDLQNYRGKSQLKIRQIRKTGPSDMVKLDDFLETAPLSQEEMVGKLTQYIFEMKNPNIQRITRHLIKKHQKAFLEYPAATKNHHEFVSGLAYHVVSMLDLAKAIASLYPSLDKDLLYAGVILHDMGKVIELSGPISTVYTIEGNLLGHITIMITEIGNAAEELGISSEEVLILQHLVLSHHGKAEWGSPKPPLIKEAEILHYIDNLDAKMNMLDRALERVKPGEFTERIFALDNRSFYKPMFHK, from the coding sequence ATGGGAAGGAGCGTGGATAGATTGGGAAAAAGTATTTTAGATTATGAGGTTGGAGAACAGGTTGAATTATTTCTCTTAATAAAAAATTCAACCAAAGGGATTGCGAGTAATGGCAAGCCTTTTTTGACATTAATCCTCCAAGATCAAAGCGGCGAAATCGAGGCAAAGCTCTGGGATGCTAGTGAAGAAGATGAAAAGAACTATGCAGCTCAAAATATTGTAAAAATTCTTGGAGACCTTCAAAATTATCGTGGTAAGAGTCAGCTGAAAATCCGCCAAATCAGAAAGACTGGCCCATCTGACATGGTTAAGTTAGATGACTTTCTAGAGACAGCCCCATTAAGTCAGGAAGAAATGGTCGGCAAACTGACACAGTATATTTTCGAAATGAAAAATCCAAATATCCAACGAATTACCCGTCATTTAATAAAGAAGCATCAGAAGGCATTCTTAGAATATCCAGCTGCTACAAAAAATCATCATGAATTTGTTTCAGGACTTGCCTATCACGTAGTCAGCATGCTGGACTTGGCCAAAGCGATTGCTTCTTTATATCCTAGTCTTGATAAGGATCTATTGTATGCTGGTGTGATTTTACATGATATGGGGAAGGTCATAGAATTATCGGGGCCAATTTCAACGGTCTATACAATTGAAGGAAATTTGCTTGGACATATAACAATAATGATTACCGAAATAGGCAATGCAGCAGAGGAACTGGGAATTTCCAGTGAAGAGGTATTAATTTTACAACATCTTGTCCTTAGCCATCATGGGAAAGCGGAATGGGGCAGCCCTAAACCTCCATTAATCAAGGAGGCAGAAATCCTTCATTATATTGATAATCTTGATGCTAAAATGAACATGCTTGACCGTGCATTAGAACGAGTAAAGCCAGGGGAATTTACTGAGCGAATTTTTGCGTTGGATAATCGATCATTTTATAAGCCAATGTTTCATAAGTAA
- a CDS encoding YjcZ family sporulation protein → MSGGAAYGGGFALIVVLFILLIIIGASWVY, encoded by the coding sequence ATGTCTGGTGGTGCAGCATACGGAGGAGGATTTGCCTTAATCGTAGTCCTTTTCATCCTGTTAATTATCATTGGGGCTTCATGGGTCTATTAA
- a CDS encoding EcsC family protein translates to MNEYELMVFDEVDEWKRKLTRRSGMMNRISKKAQGKINEWIPEKVHEVMTESIKAMVKATLLGSKVTTNKDQAQGLTLAERDELARKKIAAYQKTAVIEGAGTGAGGILLGLADFPLLLTIKMKFLFEAASVYGFDTRKYEERLFILHVFQLAFSSDEIRKHTLSEIENWEIRKQVLVEMDWRQFQQEYRDYIDLAKLFQLVPGIGAFVGAYANNNLLKHLGETVMNAYRLRILQKSPEL, encoded by the coding sequence TTGAACGAATATGAATTAATGGTTTTTGATGAAGTGGATGAATGGAAACGAAAATTAACCAGGCGTTCAGGAATGATGAACCGAATATCTAAAAAAGCCCAAGGGAAAATAAACGAATGGATTCCGGAAAAAGTCCATGAAGTCATGACAGAGAGCATCAAAGCGATGGTGAAAGCTACGTTACTTGGTTCGAAAGTGACAACGAATAAGGACCAGGCCCAAGGGCTAACCCTTGCAGAGAGAGACGAATTGGCACGAAAAAAAATAGCTGCGTATCAGAAGACCGCTGTGATTGAAGGAGCGGGAACGGGGGCGGGCGGTATTTTGCTTGGTCTAGCCGATTTTCCGCTGCTCTTAACGATTAAGATGAAATTCCTGTTTGAAGCAGCTTCTGTTTATGGATTTGATACGAGGAAATATGAAGAAAGATTATTTATTCTCCATGTCTTTCAATTGGCTTTTTCTAGTGATGAAATCCGTAAGCATACCTTATCGGAAATTGAAAATTGGGAAATCCGCAAGCAGGTTCTTGTGGAAATGGATTGGCGTCAGTTTCAGCAGGAATATCGCGATTATATTGACCTTGCCAAACTATTTCAGCTTGTACCGGGCATTGGGGCATTTGTGGGTGCTTATGCTAATAATAATCTTCTGAAACATTTAGGTGAAACGGTGATGAATGCCTACCGCTTACGAATACTGCAAAAATCCCCTGAACTCTAA
- a CDS encoding peptidylprolyl isomerase, which translates to MKKWILALSLAGGVLVLGACNQSGSETVVESKAGNVTQEELYKSMKDKIGDQALQQLVYEKVLSKKYKVSDKELNDKINQLKSDLGANFETTLAQYGYKNEDDLKKTMKLGMMQEKAALKDVKATDKEMKEYYDSYTPDIKARHILVKDEATANEVKKKLDEGAKFEDVAKEFSTDTASAQNGGDLGTINNANKAQYDADFVKAAFALKANEISAPVKTQFGYHIIQVTEKQEKKPYEDMKKDIEYQVKSSKLKTEDINKAMERELKAANVKVSDKDLKDALKPQAAAPQQ; encoded by the coding sequence ATGAAAAAATGGATATTAGCCCTTTCATTAGCTGGTGGGGTTCTTGTATTAGGTGCATGTAATCAAAGTGGTTCTGAAACTGTGGTAGAGAGCAAGGCTGGGAATGTAACGCAGGAAGAGTTGTACAAATCGATGAAGGATAAAATCGGTGATCAAGCCCTTCAGCAGCTGGTATATGAAAAAGTTCTATCTAAAAAATACAAAGTATCGGATAAAGAACTGAATGATAAAATCAACCAGTTAAAATCAGATCTTGGTGCAAATTTCGAAACAACTCTTGCACAATATGGTTATAAAAACGAAGACGATTTAAAGAAAACAATGAAGCTTGGAATGATGCAGGAAAAAGCAGCATTGAAAGACGTAAAAGCAACTGACAAAGAAATGAAGGAATACTATGATAGCTATACGCCAGATATCAAAGCTCGTCATATCCTTGTTAAAGACGAAGCAACTGCAAATGAAGTAAAGAAAAAACTTGATGAAGGCGCAAAATTTGAAGATGTTGCAAAAGAATTCTCAACAGATACCGCTTCTGCTCAAAATGGCGGCGATCTAGGTACCATCAATAATGCCAATAAAGCTCAATATGATGCTGACTTTGTTAAAGCTGCCTTTGCTCTTAAGGCAAATGAAATAAGCGCACCAGTCAAAACACAATTCGGTTATCATATTATCCAAGTAACAGAGAAACAAGAGAAGAAGCCTTACGAAGATATGAAAAAGGATATTGAATATCAAGTAAAATCATCTAAATTAAAAACCGAAGACATCAACAAAGCAATGGAACGTGAACTTAAAGCAGCCAACGTAAAAGTTAGCGATAAAGATTTAAAAGACGCGCTTAAGCCACAAGCAGCTGCTCCACAACAATAA
- a CDS encoding ABC transporter ATP-binding protein, producing MSLLTIENLVGGYTRNPVLKDVSFEVREKELVGLIGLNGAGKSTTIKHIIGLMEPHRGTVKINGKSFTENKEAYRRMFTFVPETPVLYEELTLDEHLKLTAMAYGLDESTYKQRINPLLSEFRMEKRLKWFPAHFSKGMKQKVMIMCAFLVQPSLYIVDEPFVGLDPLGIQSLLDLMKKMKENGAGILMSTHILTTAEKYCDRFIILHEGKVRAKGTLSELRQQFSMPTASLDDLYIQLTKEENYV from the coding sequence ATGTCTTTATTAACAATTGAAAACCTAGTCGGAGGCTATACAAGAAACCCTGTTTTAAAAGATGTTTCCTTTGAGGTTCGTGAAAAGGAATTAGTGGGACTTATTGGCTTGAATGGAGCCGGGAAAAGTACGACCATTAAACATATTATCGGATTAATGGAACCACATCGCGGTACCGTCAAAATTAATGGAAAATCGTTTACAGAAAATAAAGAAGCCTATCGCCGCATGTTTACCTTTGTACCTGAAACACCAGTCTTATATGAAGAATTAACGTTGGATGAGCATTTAAAATTGACGGCCATGGCCTATGGGCTGGACGAGTCCACCTATAAACAGCGTATTAATCCGCTGTTATCGGAATTTCGAATGGAAAAACGGTTAAAATGGTTTCCAGCTCATTTCTCCAAAGGGATGAAACAAAAGGTGATGATCATGTGTGCGTTTCTCGTACAGCCATCGCTTTATATCGTTGATGAACCATTTGTTGGACTCGATCCGCTTGGTATTCAATCATTGCTTGATTTAATGAAAAAGATGAAAGAAAATGGTGCGGGAATCTTAATGTCAACCCATATTCTCACAACGGCCGAAAAATATTGTGACCGTTTTATCATTTTACATGAAGGGAAGGTCCGTGCTAAAGGAACACTTAGTGAATTAAGGCAGCAGTTCTCAATGCCAACGGCCTCTTTAGACGATTTGTATATTCAATTGACGAAGGAAGAAAATTATGTTTGA
- a CDS encoding AAA family ATPase: MKIIEIHIYGYGQLENLKITNLSDFQVFYGENEAGKSTIMAFIHGILFGFPTKQQFDLRYEPKHSSKYGGKIRIYHEEHGYAVIERIKGKAAGDVKVVMDSGVIGGEELLKELTGNFDKSLYQAIFSFNLQGLQNIHQLKDEDIGKFLFSAGTLGTEQLSKAETFLQRELDLRFKPTGKKPLLNERLQALHEISGELKKAAAKNKEYESLITKNDVLQEEMLAITDALQELAKKMEKLNEWKRIEPIVKEERRIKKELNELGEIRFPARGMERMEKLNQLIHPYQAEIVSISDRIENMKQELTTIEPTISLLENEPAILRLLNQIPIMEQWNLEKQQCEVKLAELEDKLSITREKLHLSLNEDDILAINTNIYMRNQVEIVSRKRQKLEETKVELEAQYQEEKNGLEEIEKDVRFVERQVLSKQERLQLEEHINAATDKKSLEWELNSIQEQIEIFKLANERDKTAKENINKQKRIQFFLFEFILFGLLLYGMFTKQWVLFSFGVLGCIGIALFMMKSTKPIKEEKVKQKLNGLLDKETNLRQKIESAKYLDITKLENQLQLDNQRLDELQLLKMSLKQQQIQYNKALTKLEEWEKESSQNKEQLLSISNELKIPEYIAVMFLQEAFELIEQCKSIYREKKQLQERLGQINQLQDEIEEGLKSYENRFLEVKGLDLHNSAYLLRNKLKEEHEKQIKSQERNGKLADLIADLKQKSQELVLLQSEHDKLLQTANTETELQFYERGEKAEKQAFLLERYNHLLSQLQYATLPEQAWESYLSIHDCDEVIAGLNLEASKFHSKLKELQENQASIKYEIQILEEGGVYSDILHHYKQKKFELEEAAKEWSVYCLSQQILAQTIDKYKNIHLPRMLSKAEEYMSILTDGSYNKIHLQKSGSGFLVEREDHTLFEAKELSQGTMEQLYVSIRLSLATTLYEKYQFPIIIDDSFVNFDAKRTNKVIELLKTLEGNQLLFFTCHAHLLPLFQRENILSIEKGAIQVIH; encoded by the coding sequence TTGAAAATTATTGAGATTCACATATATGGATACGGTCAATTAGAAAATCTCAAAATCACGAACCTTAGTGATTTTCAAGTTTTCTATGGCGAAAATGAAGCCGGCAAGTCTACCATTATGGCTTTTATTCATGGGATTCTTTTCGGGTTCCCTACAAAGCAACAATTTGACCTGCGCTATGAGCCTAAACATAGCAGCAAATACGGTGGGAAAATTAGAATTTATCATGAAGAGCACGGATATGCTGTCATAGAGCGGATTAAAGGAAAAGCAGCAGGTGATGTGAAGGTAGTCATGGATTCAGGAGTAATTGGCGGCGAGGAACTTTTAAAAGAACTTACAGGAAATTTTGATAAAAGTTTATATCAAGCTATTTTTTCCTTTAATTTGCAAGGCTTGCAAAACATTCACCAATTAAAGGATGAGGACATTGGTAAATTTTTATTCTCTGCAGGAACATTGGGCACAGAACAATTATCAAAAGCGGAAACCTTCCTTCAAAGGGAGTTAGACCTCCGGTTTAAGCCAACAGGGAAGAAACCACTTTTGAATGAAAGATTACAAGCCCTTCATGAAATAAGTGGAGAGTTGAAAAAAGCAGCCGCAAAAAATAAGGAATATGAAAGCCTGATTACGAAGAATGACGTGCTTCAGGAAGAAATGCTCGCAATAACGGATGCTCTTCAGGAACTAGCTAAAAAGATGGAGAAATTGAATGAATGGAAGAGGATCGAGCCAATCGTCAAAGAAGAGAGACGAATAAAGAAGGAGCTTAACGAACTGGGAGAAATCAGGTTTCCAGCACGCGGGATGGAAAGAATGGAGAAACTAAATCAACTGATTCACCCCTATCAGGCCGAAATCGTAAGTATTTCCGACAGAATCGAAAATATGAAGCAGGAATTAACGACGATTGAACCTACTATTTCTTTGCTTGAAAATGAGCCTGCGATTTTAAGATTGCTTAATCAAATACCGATAATGGAACAATGGAATCTTGAGAAGCAGCAATGCGAGGTTAAATTAGCTGAACTTGAAGATAAGCTGTCCATTACTAGAGAAAAACTTCATTTATCCTTAAATGAAGATGATATCCTTGCGATTAATACAAATATTTATATGAGGAATCAAGTGGAAATCGTTTCCCGAAAACGACAAAAACTTGAAGAAACAAAAGTAGAGCTTGAGGCGCAGTATCAAGAGGAAAAAAACGGATTGGAAGAAATAGAAAAGGACGTCCGATTTGTAGAGAGGCAAGTCCTGTCTAAACAAGAGCGGTTACAACTTGAGGAGCACATAAATGCCGCCACTGATAAAAAGAGTTTGGAATGGGAATTAAATTCCATACAGGAACAAATAGAGATTTTCAAGCTGGCAAATGAACGGGATAAGACTGCAAAAGAAAACATAAATAAGCAGAAAAGGATCCAATTTTTTCTGTTTGAGTTCATTTTATTTGGGCTGTTATTATATGGCATGTTCACAAAGCAATGGGTTCTCTTTTCTTTCGGTGTGCTTGGATGTATAGGAATTGCACTATTTATGATGAAAAGCACAAAGCCAATAAAAGAAGAAAAAGTGAAGCAGAAACTTAATGGTTTACTAGACAAGGAAACAAACCTAAGGCAAAAGATTGAGTCAGCAAAATATTTGGATATCACAAAGCTTGAGAATCAATTACAGCTGGATAATCAAAGGCTTGATGAGCTGCAACTATTAAAAATGAGCCTAAAACAACAGCAAATTCAATACAATAAGGCATTAACGAAATTGGAAGAATGGGAAAAAGAGTCTTCTCAAAATAAAGAACAGCTGTTGTCGATCAGCAATGAACTAAAGATCCCCGAATATATTGCAGTCATGTTTTTACAAGAAGCTTTTGAATTAATTGAGCAATGTAAATCTATTTACCGCGAGAAGAAACAATTGCAAGAAAGACTTGGACAGATAAATCAGCTTCAGGACGAAATAGAAGAAGGACTTAAATCATATGAGAATCGTTTTTTAGAGGTAAAGGGCTTAGATCTACATAATTCGGCCTACCTACTAAGGAACAAGCTGAAGGAAGAGCATGAAAAGCAAATAAAGAGTCAAGAAAGGAACGGGAAGCTTGCTGACCTTATAGCAGATTTAAAGCAAAAGTCACAAGAATTGGTGCTTTTACAATCCGAACATGACAAGCTTCTCCAAACTGCTAATACAGAAACTGAGCTTCAATTCTATGAACGAGGGGAAAAGGCTGAAAAACAAGCTTTCCTTCTTGAAAGGTATAACCATCTTTTAAGTCAGCTTCAGTACGCTACACTTCCTGAACAGGCTTGGGAAAGCTATCTGTCGATTCATGATTGTGATGAAGTGATCGCAGGATTAAATCTTGAGGCATCGAAATTCCATTCAAAATTAAAAGAGCTTCAAGAGAATCAAGCTTCGATAAAGTACGAGATTCAAATATTGGAGGAAGGCGGCGTGTATTCTGACATTCTCCATCACTACAAGCAGAAGAAATTTGAACTAGAAGAGGCTGCGAAAGAGTGGTCTGTATATTGTTTATCCCAACAGATTTTGGCGCAAACGATTGATAAATATAAAAATATTCATTTACCGAGGATGCTCTCCAAAGCGGAAGAATACATGTCAATTCTGACGGACGGCAGCTATAATAAAATTCACTTGCAGAAGTCAGGTTCCGGTTTTCTTGTTGAGCGTGAGGACCATACCCTATTTGAAGCAAAAGAGCTAAGTCAGGGAACGATGGAACAGTTATATGTGTCCATTCGGCTGTCGTTGGCAACAACGCTTTATGAAAAATATCAGTTTCCCATTATCATTGATGATAGTTTTGTCAATTTTGATGCAAAAAGAACAAACAAAGTGATTGAACTACTTAAAACACTAGAGGGCAATCAACTATTATTTTTTACTTGCCATGCGCACTTACTACCCCTTTTCCAGAGGGAAAATATTCTTTCTATAGAAAAAGGTGCTATTCAGGTCATTCACTAG
- a CDS encoding tryptophan transporter: MNTKNLVILALLAGIGVVLHTIMPSFLGIKPDMMLAMMFLGILLVPEVKSVMLMGIVTGILSALTTSFPSGQIPNIIDKIVTSLIFFGLFLVFRKVMKPIVCAAILSAVGTLVSGTVFLGSALLLFSLPGPFAALFSVGVLPAIALNTVIMIILYPVAQSIFKRTKLSSASVIQK, encoded by the coding sequence ATGAATACAAAAAATCTAGTCATTTTAGCACTTTTAGCGGGGATTGGAGTCGTATTGCATACGATAATGCCAAGTTTTCTTGGAATAAAGCCGGATATGATGTTGGCCATGATGTTTTTAGGCATTTTACTCGTTCCTGAAGTAAAGAGCGTCATGCTTATGGGGATTGTAACTGGTATCTTGTCGGCATTAACAACAAGTTTTCCCAGCGGCCAAATCCCAAATATTATCGATAAGATTGTTACTTCGTTAATCTTTTTCGGTTTGTTCTTGGTCTTTAGGAAAGTTATGAAGCCGATTGTTTGTGCAGCAATCTTATCAGCTGTTGGTACATTAGTATCAGGAACTGTATTTTTAGGCTCAGCTCTTTTATTATTCAGCTTACCAGGACCATTCGCAGCATTATTTTCAGTAGGTGTTTTACCGGCAATCGCACTAAATACTGTTATTATGATTATTTTGTATCCAGTGGCTCAATCTATTTTTAAACGAACTAAATTGTCATCAGCTTCCGTCATCCAAAAATAA
- a CDS encoding HTH-type transcriptional regulator Hpr has product MTEKQYSMKEAMIFSQRITQLSKALWKSIEKDWQQWIKPYDLNINEHHILWIAYHLNGASISDVAKFGVMHVSTAFNFSKKLEERGLLKFSKKENDKRNTYIQLTDTGEDILLRSMETYEPTSNAAFSGALPLRELYGKFPDIIEIMAIIRNIYGEDFMEIFERSFHNIESEFIEENGLLKKAKKTEQELA; this is encoded by the coding sequence ATGACTGAGAAACAATATTCAATGAAAGAAGCAATGATCTTTAGTCAGAGAATAACGCAATTAAGTAAAGCGTTATGGAAGTCGATTGAAAAAGACTGGCAGCAATGGATTAAGCCTTATGATTTAAATATTAATGAACATCACATTCTTTGGATCGCCTATCATTTAAATGGCGCTTCCATCTCCGATGTGGCAAAATTCGGGGTAATGCATGTATCAACAGCTTTTAACTTTTCGAAAAAGTTAGAAGAACGAGGTTTGTTGAAATTCTCTAAAAAGGAAAACGACAAACGTAATACGTATATTCAACTCACTGACACTGGTGAAGATATCTTACTCCGATCAATGGAAACGTATGAACCAACTAGTAATGCCGCCTTTTCTGGTGCGTTACCGCTGCGGGAATTGTATGGAAAATTTCCGGATATCATTGAAATAATGGCGATTATTCGCAACATTTATGGTGAAGATTTTATGGAGATCTTTGAACGTTCTTTTCACAATATCGAAAGTGAATTCATCGAAGAAAATGGTTTACTAAAAAAAGCAAAAAAGACAGAACAAGAATTAGCGTAA
- a CDS encoding ABC transporter permease, with protein sequence MFDEKKLWRDRAGGRMKDIGRYLRYIFNGHLVIVLLFLIGTGAFYYQKWLETLSTAFPAEIILAVIMGFFITYSPVYNFLLEADNVFLLPLEEKLKGYFIRSGVASFVFQGYILLMVLAVLMPMYAHVSESGFHSFIPFLSVLLIAKVWNLAVSWKIHYYVEVSVHRWDMVVRYFLNVAFSYLLFKQANLVILLVMAFIMGFYYYSFLVRTRKMGLKWDQLINQEEKRMASFYRLANMFTDVPKLKDTVKRRKWLDLFISKIPFSQEKTYLFLFSRTFLRSSDYLGLFIRLTVIGALAIYFISFGFGQILLGVLFLYLTGFQLLPLWNHHQNKLWIDIYPVAPKFKTASFHFLLMVILTVQAIIFALFILVKGEIMISLLALLAGLAFNYLFIFFYGKNRLKA encoded by the coding sequence ATGTTTGATGAGAAGAAACTTTGGAGGGACCGTGCTGGCGGTCGGATGAAGGATATAGGAAGATATTTACGCTATATTTTCAATGGACATCTTGTTATTGTCCTGTTATTTTTGATTGGAACAGGAGCCTTTTATTATCAAAAATGGCTTGAAACCCTTTCAACTGCATTTCCTGCTGAAATCATATTAGCTGTTATCATGGGCTTTTTCATTACTTATAGCCCGGTTTACAACTTTTTACTCGAAGCCGATAATGTATTTTTACTTCCGCTTGAGGAGAAATTAAAAGGGTATTTTATTCGATCCGGGGTCGCCAGTTTTGTTTTTCAAGGCTATATTCTATTAATGGTTTTAGCGGTCCTGATGCCGATGTATGCCCATGTAAGCGAAAGTGGTTTTCACTCATTTATTCCGTTCTTATCCGTATTACTCATTGCTAAAGTCTGGAATTTAGCTGTTTCGTGGAAAATTCATTATTATGTCGAGGTATCTGTACATAGATGGGATATGGTTGTACGCTACTTTCTAAATGTCGCATTTTCCTATCTTTTATTTAAACAGGCCAACCTGGTTATTCTTTTGGTTATGGCATTCATTATGGGGTTTTATTATTACAGCTTTTTGGTTCGAACAAGAAAAATGGGCTTAAAATGGGACCAATTAATTAACCAGGAAGAGAAAAGGATGGCATCTTTTTATCGTTTAGCTAACATGTTTACGGATGTGCCAAAACTGAAGGATACGGTAAAACGTAGAAAATGGCTTGATTTGTTTATCAGTAAAATTCCGTTCTCACAGGAAAAAACTTATTTATTTTTATTTTCGCGAACATTTTTGCGTTCTTCTGATTATCTGGGTTTATTTATCCGTTTAACAGTGATTGGCGCGCTTGCCATCTATTTTATTTCGTTTGGATTCGGCCAGATATTACTTGGTGTCTTGTTTTTATATTTAACCGGATTTCAATTGCTGCCGTTATGGAATCATCATCAAAATAAACTCTGGATTGATATTTATCCGGTTGCGCCTAAATTTAAGACAGCCTCGTTCCATTTTTTGTTAATGGTCATCCTAACGGTCCAAGCCATTATTTTTGCCTTATTTATTCTGGTTAAAGGAGAAATAATGATTTCACTGCTTGCATTACTAGCTGGTCTTGCCTTTAACTATCTTTTTATTTTCTTTTATGGAAAAAATCGTTTAAAAGCCTGA
- a CDS encoding DUF1878 family protein translates to MNEHKLLWQRIQLLEYHQKLLVKLLHNPKQEFYKLVIENSITEQETEKFLALCDELSMKFEEQKAEGYVYFHPLFERLLASLPANLKMEEVIKACLLQNLYEPLFHEFEKYL, encoded by the coding sequence ATGAATGAACATAAATTATTGTGGCAAAGGATCCAGCTTCTTGAATACCACCAGAAACTGCTTGTAAAATTGCTACACAATCCAAAGCAAGAATTTTATAAGCTTGTTATTGAAAATAGTATAACCGAACAGGAAACAGAAAAGTTCTTAGCTTTATGTGACGAATTGAGCATGAAATTTGAAGAACAAAAAGCGGAAGGGTATGTATACTTTCATCCGCTTTTTGAACGATTATTAGCCTCATTACCAGCTAACCTGAAAATGGAAGAGGTAATAAAAGCATGCCTGCTCCAAAATTTATACGAACCGCTTTTTCACGAGTTCGAAAAATATTTATAA
- a CDS encoding YjcZ family sporulation protein has translation MSAGGYGAGFALIVVLFILLIIVGAAFVY, from the coding sequence ATGAGTGCCGGAGGATATGGAGCTGGATTTGCTCTAATTGTAGTCCTTTTCATCCTATTGATTATTGTAGGGGCTGCTTTCGTTTATTAA